The nucleotide window CTTTATAGTTTTTTCTGGCAACTGAGGATACGTTAAAATACAAATATTCATCTTTACCTTGCTGGTAGGTTAAATGTGCAGAAAAATTTTCTTTAGATTCCAAAGCTAAATCTAAAGGAGTGATACTTTTTAAATTGTCAGGATTTAAAAGACAGATATTAATATTGAAATATTTTTTTATTTTTTCAACATCTTTTAATGAGCCGAATTGTTTTTTTGCTGCAATATTTTCAAACAGAATTTTTCCATTATTTGAAATAACGAGAATTGAATCTTCAATATTATTTAGAACTTTAAAATTATCCATTTTTTTAACTGAAGTTAAATAAATAAGTGTAATACAAGGCAGCCATTGCAACGCCGAATATTGCACCGATAAGAACCTCGAAAGGAGTATGCCCTAAAAGCTCTTTTAGCTTTTCGTTGGGGTCTGTTTTACGGTGAGCATAATAGTCAGCCATAATTTTGTTTAAAGAGGCAGCCATTTTTCCTGCATTTCGTCTCAAACCTGCAGCATCGTACATAACAACAAGAGCAGTCCCTGTTGCTACAGCAAAATCAACCGAATTAAATCCGGATAAAAATCCGACCATTGTAGCTAAAGATACCATGCCGGCACTGTGAGAGCTTGGCATACCGCCTGTTGTAGCGAGAAGCTGAAAGTTTAGTTTTCGATGAGTAATCAAATACCCGACAAATTTTATAATTTGAGCGAGCATAGCAGATGTAATGCCTGTGAATAATATTTGAAAACTGGCTGATTGGAACATTAAGAAATCCTTTCTTTTATGTCATTAATAATTCCTTCCAGGATTGGTGAAGAATAATTGTTCTTTTTAAGTATATCACAAGCAGAATTGCATAGAGTATAAACTTGTTCTTTAGCTTTTTCAAGCCCAAACATTGAAGTGTAGGTGTTTTTTTCGGCAGTTTTGTCTTTCCCGGGGGTTTTCCCGAGTTCTTCAAGTGTAGCAATTTCGTCCAAAATGTCATCGTAGATTTGAAAAGCGTGCCCGAAAAGTTGTGAGAACGTGACCATATCGTCGATTATTTTTTTATCCGCACCTGCAATAATTGCACCTGCTTTAAAGGCAAGAGTGAATAATTTAGCGGTTTTGTATTCGTGTATATAGTCGAGAGTTTTTTCATCGATTTTTTTCTTTTCAGATTCTATGTCAACGACTTGACCTCCTATGATTCCATATACACCTGCTGCAGTGAAAAACTCATCAAGGACTGCTAAAATTTGTTCAGCAGAAAGTATATCTTTAGATTTTCGTAAAATTAATTGAGGGGCAAAACTTAGAAGGGCATCACCTGCGAGAGTTGCAGTTGCGTCGCCATAAACTTTGTGGTTTGTTAGTCTGCCTCTTCTGTAGTCATCATTGTCCATACAGGGTAAATCGTCGTGGATAAGACTTTGAGTGTGTAGCATTTCGATTGCACAAGCTGTCGGAATTGCTTTTTCAAAAGAGCCAGAAATCATTCTTGCCACTTCAAGTGTGATGACGGGGCGAAGCCTTTTGCCGCCTGCAAGAGTAGAGTATCTCATTGAGTTGAAAATGTCATTTGGATAATCTACCGGAATATATTTGTCGAGATGTTTTTCTATAATATTTTTCAAATTGTCAAAGTCTTCTTTATAGGTCATTTTTTTGCTCCAAAATGTATTTGTCAGTTTTTTGGTTGTTTGTTTTCCTAGCGGTATTACGCTTTTTAGCGGAAATTTTTGTCATAATTTTGTTTTTATTTTCTTTGGTTCGTGATTCAGTTTTTTGACTATTATAAGTGATTTTAGTTTTGAATTCCATCGCTTCATTAACGAGCTTAATGTAGCTATCATATCTGGACTTATCTATTTCCCCGATGGCTGCAATTACGTTGCAATCGGTTTCGGTTTTATGTAGGCAGTTGCTGAATTTGCAATTTTTGCTGTGTTTTTTAATTTCTTTGAATAAATCTTGTACGTCATAGGGCATCAGAAAGTTGAATTTAAGATGTGAAAATCCGGGAGTGTCAACAACGGAAGATGTTTCGTCTATTGGAATGATTTCGCAATGCCTTGTCGTATGGACGCCACGTCCTGTTTTTTCACTAACTTCTTTTGTTTTTATGTTTATTGCTGAAATTATGTTGATAATGGACGATTTGCCAACGCCTGATGAGCCGCAAAAAATCGAAGTATTATTTTTTAATAGTTCTTTTAGTGGTGCTATCCCTATTTTTTCTAATGCGGAAGTGAATATAATGGTGTAGCCTAGAGGTTCATAGATGGATTTTATTTTTTTTATAGTTGAATCTTCGTTTAATAAATCATTTTTGTTGAAGCACAAAACAGGTTTTATTGAATGATACTCGCAGTGTGCAATGTACCTGTTAAGTTGTTCAAAATCAAGAGTAGGTTCTTTTAATGCCGAAACGATAATAGCTTGCGTAATATTAGCCGCTTTAGGGCGTGTTATAAAGTTTTTTCTTGGAACTATTTTAAGAATAAAAGCTTGCATTGAGTCAAAATTTTCTTGCTCTAACTCAACGATGTCACCGACTACCACCTCAGCTTTTTGTTTTTTTAAAATTTCTCTGGTTTTGCATTCAAAAACACCACGTCCAGTATTTACGTAGTAAAAATCAGAATGTATTTTGAAAACTTTGCCTTGCATACGGATTTATTTTAGCTTAATAGTAAAAAACTGGCAACAAATGTAAGAATATTTATTATGAATTTTATAGTTTGAAATATATCTTTTTTTTAATTAAAAAATAACTTTTTAAGTTTGCTAATATAGGCTATCTAAAAAATCTTTTTATTGTATAATGGATTTGTTACTAGAAGTGAAAAAAAAGAAAGAGAATCAAATGATTGATGTCAAAAGAAAAGAGCTTACTATAGGCGGAAAGCTCGTGACTGTTGAAACAGGAAAGTATGCTAAACAAGCTACTGCATCTGTCACAGTCAGATGTGGAGATACGATGCTCCTCGTCCACGCTACAGTTAGTAAAGAACCAAGAGTCGGAATCGACTTTTTCCCATTGTTAATTGATTACGAAGAAAGAATGTCATCTATCGGTAGAATCCCTGGTGGGTATAACCGTTCAGAAGGCAGATCTTCTGATAAAGCTATCCTTGTTGATAGATTGATTGATAGACCAATCAGACCTTTATTCCCTAAAGGTTACAGAAATGATATCCAAATCGTTGCACAATTATTCAGCTATGACCAAGAAAATCAACCGGATACATTGGCAATGTTGGGTGCTTCATTTGCTTTAATGCTTTCAGGTGCTCCTTTTGAAGGACCTATAGGTGCTGTTAGAGTCGCTCGTGATGAAAACGGAAACTTTATTGCTAACCCTACTCATCAACAAGCTGAAAAATCAAATTTAGATATCGTTGTATCAGGTACTCATGATTCTGTAATCATGGTTGAAGCAGGATGTAAATTCGTTACCGAAGAAGATATTATGGCTGCAGTTGAGTTCGCTCAATGTGAAATAAGAAATCAATGTGATGCACAAGTTCAATTCGCTCAAGAATGCGGCGTTGTAAAACAAGAATTTGTTAATCCTTATGATACTACTGAACTTAAAAATATTATTAATGAAACAGCTCACGATATGATAGTTGATGCTTATCACAACTTCGATAGAGCTTATAGACAAACTAAACTTGAAGAAGCTAAAAAACTTGTTAAAGAAAAAATCGAAGCTTTGTCAGATGACCATGCAATCAAAACTATGATTGAAGAAACAGGTATCGACTTTGTCGCAGAAGAATTCAAAGCTGCTGAGAAAAAAGTAATGCGTAAAATGATTTTGGAAGAACACGTTAGAGCTGACGGTAGAAA belongs to Candidatus Gastranaerophilales bacterium and includes:
- a CDS encoding divergent PAP2 family protein, with the protein product MFQSASFQILFTGITSAMLAQIIKFVGYLITHRKLNFQLLATTGGMPSSHSAGMVSLATMVGFLSGFNSVDFAVATGTALVVMYDAAGLRRNAGKMAASLNKIMADYYAHRKTDPNEKLKELLGHTPFEVLIGAIFGVAMAALYYTYLFNFS
- a CDS encoding polyprenyl synthetase family protein produces the protein MTYKEDFDNLKNIIEKHLDKYIPVDYPNDIFNSMRYSTLAGGKRLRPVITLEVARMISGSFEKAIPTACAIEMLHTQSLIHDDLPCMDNDDYRRGRLTNHKVYGDATATLAGDALLSFAPQLILRKSKDILSAEQILAVLDEFFTAAGVYGIIGGQVVDIESEKKKIDEKTLDYIHEYKTAKLFTLAFKAGAIIAGADKKIIDDMVTFSQLFGHAFQIYDDILDEIATLEELGKTPGKDKTAEKNTYTSMFGLEKAKEQVYTLCNSACDILKKNNYSSPILEGIINDIKERIS
- the rsgA gene encoding ribosome small subunit-dependent GTPase A, with the translated sequence MQGKVFKIHSDFYYVNTGRGVFECKTREILKKQKAEVVVGDIVELEQENFDSMQAFILKIVPRKNFITRPKAANITQAIIVSALKEPTLDFEQLNRYIAHCEYHSIKPVLCFNKNDLLNEDSTIKKIKSIYEPLGYTIIFTSALEKIGIAPLKELLKNNTSIFCGSSGVGKSSIINIISAINIKTKEVSEKTGRGVHTTRHCEIIPIDETSSVVDTPGFSHLKFNFLMPYDVQDLFKEIKKHSKNCKFSNCLHKTETDCNVIAAIGEIDKSRYDSYIKLVNEAMEFKTKITYNSQKTESRTKENKNKIMTKISAKKRNTARKTNNQKTDKYILEQKNDL